The following is a genomic window from Bacteroidia bacterium.
TAAATGAGATAGTGCAAAAGCAGGAAATAAATAAAGCAAGCCAGATTTTAAATCAACTTAGAACTGAAATTATAAATGCCCTTCAACAAAAAGGTATATCAGGTGAACAGAAAGATGGTCTGGATATTTCATTACTGGTTTTAAATACCGAAACAAATGAAGCACAATGGGCAGGGGCAAATAATCCTCTTTATATAATAAAAACTCCCGTCAGTCTGAGCCAACGTCCTGAGCTAATCGAAGGAATAGTCGAAGACAAGGGAGCTGGCCACACTTCGACTCCGCTCAGTGTGACTGATAACTTTATTGAGTTAAAGGGTGACAAAATGCCAATTGCAATCTATCCTGTAATGAATGATTTTACAAATCATGAATTTGTTTTGCAAAAAGGTGATAGTGTTTTTCTTTTTACAGATGGTTATGCCGACCAGTTTGGTGGCTCTAAAGGCAGGAAATTTATGTATAAAAAGTTTAAAGAAATATTGTTGGAAAATGTAGATAAGCCAATGTTATCTCAAAGATTAATATTAGAAAATACTCTCGAGGAATGGAAAGGTATTTTTGAACAAATTGATGATATAACAATATTAAGTATGAGAATACTAAAATGAGAATAATAGTTTTAAATATTATATTATTGTTTATTGTTATTTCTACGTTGCATTGTTATGCTCAAAATTTACATTTAGTAGATAGTCTTGAAAAAATTGTAAACAGCTCTAAAGTAGACACATTAAAAGTAAATGCGTTAAATCAACTTTTTTTATTATACGAATTTGAAGATGACATAAAAGCAAAGAAATGCTTATCTGAGGCAATGGAATTATCAAAAAAGAATAATTACAAAAAAGGACTTGCTACAACATATATGCAAATGGGTTTTTTTGCTGAAGATAAATGTAATTATACTGAAGCACTAAAGAATTACAATGCCTCTCTTAAAGTAAGAAAAGCATCAAAAGATTTTATTGGCATTGCAGAAACGTTTTGTTGTATTGGAATTGTTTTCGATATTCAAGGAGATTATTCCGAAGCATTAAAGAATTATAATAATTCAAAAAAAATATATGAAGTATTAGGTGCTAAACATGGAGTAGCTTCTAATT
Proteins encoded in this region:
- a CDS encoding SpoIIE family protein phosphatase, which translates into the protein VSDSARSVLGEHFVLFKPKNIVSGDFYWTTKINNLLFVAVADCTGHGVPGAFMSMLGISFLNEIVQKQEINKASQILNQLRTEIINALQQKGISGEQKDGLDISLLVLNTETNEAQWAGANNPLYIIKTPVSLSQRPELIEGIVEDKGAGHTSTPLSVTDNFIELKGDKMPIAIYPVMNDFTNHEFVLQKGDSVFLFTDGYADQFGGSKGRKFMYKKFKEILLENVDKPMLSQRLILENTLEEWKGIFEQIDDITILSMRILK